CAGGATTCAGGGACACGTTAACCCCTTTGGTTCCCACCAAGGAGACACCGAGGCTCAGCCGTGGTGGCGTCGAGAGAGTGCCTTTAGCGCACAGAGAATACGGGAGAGCAGAGCCGAGAATAGACAGCAGTCAggtaacattttgtttgttgttgccaAGGTTTTAATCAGCTCTTACTCTTGTTGAACTGCCACATGATGCTTTGTAGTCTGAGGATTGAGTGGAACAATGAGGTGTTGgtctcagaaacacacacatctctacACAATTTGAGATATTTTACTGAATATGTGAAAACTTCAACTTGCTTATGGtgctaaaggaaaagtcagagaaTCATCAGATTTTCTAGAAGGCATCTTCTGGGCACCACAAATGTCTGTATAGAATTTGTTTATGTATAGAAAGAAGGCATTCCATCCAATATTTGTCAAAGTGATGGACTGACCAACAGACAGACCGATATTGCCATCCCTAGAACCATGGTATAAAAAAGATATAGAAAATCTTTTACTTTTAAGAAATTAGGTCAGTAAATGAAGAAACAGAACTGAAACATGTTTTGACATAGAGTAAGAgttagggcctgtgtccacacagcttttttatttattttttcagcagAGAATTGCTGGCAGTGTGCTGGGAAGTGCTTCGTCCCAGTGCCTTATGAAAAAGCGCTGGCGTTGCTGGGAAGTGCTTCGTCCCAGTGCCTTATGAAAAAGCGCTGGCgtgggtttttattttcatgacaGCCATATCTTGAAACTAACATTAGCCAGGTAGCTAATGTAACACTACATTAACAGAGGGTTGACTACACAGGAAACTTCAATCTTGCAAAGCGAACAGTGATAAAAGTACAACATTCACCAGCAACTTCTAGTGTCTGCCGCCAGTGTGCTCCTAAAAAAATGAGCTTTTCTGTCTTGTTGTGACAGTACACTGTAGCCTAGCTTAAGAAGCAGCAGTGACGTCACAGATGCCTTTCTGAAATGTTCAGAGATTTTTCAACTTAAAGGGCATGGAGCGGCTACACAAAAAAAGACGAAACGCTCTGAAATAGGACGCAGAGCACAGTGCCTTTTCTCTCGGCGGCTGCATACGCTCGCTCCTCATTGAGAACAATTGAGAAAAGATGTTGGCACTGAAAGAAAaacgctatgtggacacaggcccatAATTCccagtgcaacacacacaaatttacATGTTTTAGAAGGTATGCCACCAGTAACATGGGTAGACATTTCTCCTGCACAACAGCaatgaaaaacaagaagaaaaaaatctctACAGAGAATCCATGTCTTCGCCAAGTACAAACTGATGAGCGGCTACTGTTAAGGAGTTAATAGACTGCATTTATAAATTGAGTACATTGATGTAGTGACATTTTAGAGAAGAAAGTGGTATGGAAGATGTTATTGAAATAACTGCGTTGCATCAACCAACATTACATAACTTATGAAGCTGATGTTAGCCATGTAAAAAGTTATTTACCAACAATTGTGAAAACTGCTTCAGTTTTTCAGAGAATATGGTCGGATGATATGGTATGATGGGGTTTTTCAGGGGGCCTGGAGATGTGTAGgattttagtttttttagtTGAAGTGGTTGTAGTTGATATTTTTGCTATACCAGTGTGGAAGAATTATCAGTACAGCTCCACTTGGCTTTCTGGAGCtttatagcaattttttaaactttttttttttttttttgctgtcttaGCTGAAACTATGTTGTTTTGCATCACTCTTGCTGCTCCCATAGTGTCATTTTGTGCCACAGCAGGGAGATCTCACTTCTTGCTTTGCACCAAACAGGAGCCACAGTTtgtgactagctggtgaatGAACACAGTATAGGATGTAGCAGTTAGAGGGCCCGATATTTCTCTCTGGAGTTGGtaaagaccaaaaacagagctaaaaaacAGGGAAACATTGGCTTACATTCAccacatgactccaaatgattGATAATGTAGCTCCGTAACCACTAGTTGTGTAATGTTTACCACCAAGTTCACCACATCAACTTAATAGGTGATGGCATGTCAGTGTTATGTTCACAACAGCCACTGCCCTGCCCTGCCCAGAAAAGAATTGAACTGATCCTGCTTAGAAAgacatttatttcacatttactTTAAATGAGTCCATTTTCACATGTACACATCATGGCAGTGTCTTTGTATCACTGCACTTCAGGCTACTCTGTGAAACCAGAACTAGGATAGGATGAAAGTGAGGGAGAGCGACTGCAGCTGAAACTAGGCTGTATTTAGGGCAATTTATAAATATGCCACCCCTGGTGCCCAGTGAGTTTTGTGCCCAACCCCCCTTTCTGCCCTTATTTAGCCCAGTCTGAGCCGTCGCTACAGATGCTCGCTCACCTTTCTTTACGTCTttctcttgtcttcttttcGTTTACTCTTCTGAAACCCACACCCATACAccaccctcctctctctgcacgGTCTCAGGTGGTGAGCAAACTGGTACAGATCCGGGAGTACATCAGCAAGGCCAGCTCCATGCGGGACGACCTAGTGGAGAAGAATGATGTGCCGGCCAATGTGGAGCGACTCTCCCATCTCATCGACCACCTCAAGCAGCAGGAGAAGTCCTACTTACGGTTCCTGCAGAAAATGCTGGTCAGTCTGTCATTTGTTTCTTCTTTATCTTTTTCAGAATTAATTTAGTTTACTGCTTTTCTCATGCTGTCAGGCGAAGGTGTACAGTTTCATTAAAATATGGTCTTTCATGTGTAAAGCCTGTTTGTCAGCTAATTTGTGGTTAAAATGgaagctgtttgtgttgttcTTGGTAGCTGGCCACACATATTTTTAATGGCTGTCTTTCTCTGTGGCCTTAAACACTTAGTCATGTTttatgtgaaaataaaagtagGACATTCAATAGCATGCTACCTTCCATAGCTGTGGGGtggctttgttttgtgtttggtaTCACTTTACCTTGACTGGAGCATTTCTGTGAAATATAGTCATACTTGCCcctttttattttgtgcagACTTAAATTCACTGCATTTTTTGTGCTCCTCATAGTCCCACAAAGTTCAACAGCTTGTACACACACGCATCCTCATCCATGGATCATTTGGGCAACCATATTGTAAATCATTTTCAGTTAATAAGTTGTTACTTTAGCATTTGCAAACAGTTGTTGGACAAATATGTGTACACCCTTTTTTCAGTAATCTTTGACTCTTTGTTGTTCTTTCACTATTTCTCTAGACACGGGAGAATGAGGAGGACGATGTGGGGACCCTGGATTCTGCTGTGGGCTCAGGTTCACTGGCAGAGAGCACTTCTCTTAACATTGAGGTCCGCTCTTCAGATGCCTCAAATGCAACGGTGTGTACATTTGTTGACTGTTTCCCAAAAATATGCCCCTTTCTAGCCTTGTAAGTGGTCTTTATTTCATTGCAATTAGTATAAAGTAAttgtattttgtctttaaatttaGGTATgagaaaatataaacaaagcGGTTTgtccttcttttgtttttatcattgtaGGTTAGTCTTATTTGCTGTATCAGATCCTGACAGGGCTCTTATACCTTTTCTGCTGAGTAGTGCTGCAgcactgttgtgttttggtagagtcagtgtttgtgaTGCTCTGTGTATGTGAATTCCTGTAGGGCGGGAGGCCAGAAACAGTGCGAGCTGACCAGAAGGAAGAGTTGGAGAATTTGCGTAAGCAGCACGAGCTGCTGAAGAAGATGCTGGAGCAGCAGGAACAGCTCAGGGCCCTGCAGGGCCGACAGGAAGCACTAATGGCCATGCAGGACAGTGCAGAGCAGGCACTTGCTGTGATTGAAGACACTGGTGAGATATAGATTAACACAGCCAGGGGCACATTCACCGTCAGGGGCAGACTAGTAGTTGTCTGTGTTTCCAGAAGAAAAAGTAGTATACATTACTTTTGCTCCAGACAGAGATGCATCAGTGACAACTGAGCTGGAATCCctttaatgaaaatgtaattgCAAGAACTGTCTACACTATGAAAGGCATATTAATGTACTATTTTTGTCTTCTAAATGTCATTACAGTTTATATCAATTGAAGCCATATTTATTGATAAGcataaacagatgttttcctATATTGAATTCATTTGACATTTCTTGTCATTAGTTGTCACAGAAACCACCGGCAGTGTTTCTGGACTGAGCATCACATCAGAACTGAACGATGAGTTAAACGATTTGATCCAGCGGTTCCACAACCAGCTACATGACTCACAGGTACAGGAAACTCTGCATCTGGGCTGCCATAGCCTCCCTAAATAATATCATTATGTCATCTAGAAATATCTCCTACATTAAACTGCCTTCTAACTCATGCCCTGCATTTTTTCAgtattaattataattattacagCATTCTGTCAATGTCAGTATGGTGAGATATACTGCCTCTCACTTGACAAGCCatgttaactttaaaaaaaatctttatttcatCAAGAAATGTGTCTTAGCTGTTAAATAACAAATTCACAGTTCAAGTTGTCCATAATTTATTCCTTCATAGACTAAAGCAGTGCCAGACAACCGTCGCCAGGCAGAGAGCCTTTCCCTCTCAAGAGAGGTGTGCTGGTCCAGGACTCCCCAGGCTGTTGGTCCACCTCAACACAGGCCTCTCCTGCACTCTGCCTCCGGTCCCCACACTGGCCTAGACACTGGGGCAACAGCTGCCAGTGCCAAACTCACAAAGCTCCAAGAGCTCcaggacaaaaaacaaaccatgGACAAGATCCTGCAGGAGCTGCATTCACTCAGAGACCAGACACTCAACAACAACTCATGTACAAGTATTCCCAAAGCATTTTTCAGAGTCATTCATCGGCTTTTTCCCCCCCTACAAGGTGTTGATGAACTGTGTGTGGTGCCTTTCAGGTCGTGGCTTGTCATTACAGTGCAGTCTGAGCATGGGAGGATCTTCAGATTGTccatctgctctctgctctAATGGGGCGTCAGCTTCCACCCCCTTTCATCCTTCACTCACGCAACACCAGGACAGCTCGAATTCCACAGACAAGCTCAggtacacacaaaaacacaagcagtTGACTAGGCAGGTCAGATATCAATAGCAGGTTGTTCTATAGAGTGGGGGTGGTGTAACATAGGGTGGTGTAATGAAACCTTGCAGCCATAAAACCTAGTACTTGTCCTCTTGTGTACAAGTTTCAGCCTTTGCTAAAGTGCTCTTCAACAAGATGCTCAGCCCTCACCCTTCATAGCGGTGCTTTTCTGTAGGTGGGTCTGTACATTGAGCTTCAGGGGAATTGACAAGATGTTGTTTTGGAGTGTCACATAaccttttttaataatttagccTTGTATACATTTGCATTTGATCTATACATTTGTTCTTTTCTACTTCCCACAGGAAGCTAAAGGAGGTCCACAAGCGTTTGAATGAGCTGCGGGAGTTGGTTCAGTACTACGAGCAGACCTCTGATATGATGGTGGATGCGGTCAATGAGAATGTGAAAGAGGATGATGacgatgaggaagaggaggaggaggatgagacagAAGATGGCTCTATGTTTGAGGCCATGTTTGACTCTGAGCAGGAGAACCGCCAGCCTGTAACTAACATCAGGTGTGTTTGTTAGAATAGATAGTTATAAGAATTAAattatggttttgttttgttttgttttgttgattgATTGGACTTATATTGAGTTATTAATTATTAtactagagctgcaacgattagtcaatTTATCAATTACTCGATCAAGAGAGAATGAATCGGCAGCattttgataatcgattaatcgttTGTCCATTTTCAGGAAAGAATGCCAAACATTTGATGGTTTTAGGTTGTCAAATGTGATAATTTGTTACTTTTTCTTGTATATCATTATATCAGATTTAATATTTTAGGGTTTTAGACATCTTGGACTTCAGGAAATGGCAATGGGCATTGTCAAATAAGCATAATAATCACCCAATAAGATGACaagatttgttgttgttgggctCAAGTTACAATATGATAATGTTTAGCATCAGGTCACAGAGTGTGTAACTCTACTACTGACATTGTGATGTATCCATAACAGTCACCGCCCCTTATTTGTTTAGAAACCCACAGCGCAGTGGGAACTGGACAGACCTGAACAGCCTGACCAACAGACACAGTGTCAGGAGCAGTGCCACAAACAACCGTGACGGCAGACTCAACACTGAGTGTGAGATCAACAACCGCTCAGCAGCCAACCTCCGCAGCCTCAACATACCCTCGGCCATAGGTACACTCATCCACGTGCTCACACCGATCCATCTTAAAGCTACTGGTATTCTTCATTTTGGGTAATCTCTGTGcattattgcatttttttccccaaaaggTGGGTGACATAAAGATTTTTATAAATATGACCACCTGAATATAGCCACAATGCATTTGCCTGCAGCTGACTGTTGTCCTTTCATTTGAttataaacatattttgttataattttaaatcattttaattgtGTCTTCATTCATGCTTGTGTTGACAGGAGCACAGCAGTGTAGAGATATGCTGTATCATACTGTAGAAggtgtattatcattattaataaaCATACTTTTCAAACTTGGTGACATTAAACCTCAATAGTTTGAAACTTTTAACAGAATATCACATCTGAGATAAAACTCAAAACCAAAATTTCACACTTATTAAAGAGTGCTGTGGCTTCAGCAGCTTATTTTTGAAATTCTTTGTCAGTTCAAAGTTTAAAGATGGAAAGAGACACTTTTAAATTGTATCATTTTACAAACTAATTCCGTTAAATTGAATCTCTATTCTCATCTAGACTGCCAGTACAATAGGGACACCCCCTATAATCAGGTGAAGGTTGACGATGAGGATGAAGACTGTCTCGATAATGATGAAGGGGCACAGGCTGTGGCTCCAGACAGTGAGGCATCGGGCTCTAGTCGAAGAAGTAGTCTGGGGAACAATGGAGGGTTTTCCCAGAAGGTTCATCGGCACACGGCGAAGCAGAAACTTCGGCAGCTTCAGGAGCTGGTTGCCATGGTTCAGGTGAGGCAGATGGGAGAataatattaacattttatgGTGGGACTGTAGGTGTCACTTCTTGATCGGCAGAATGAAAGGGAAGGTTGGTAAATATGGAGGATTTGAAAATGGAAAAGGATTTTGTCTGCTCGTATTGGTAGTATTAATACAGATACTgggttaaatgtttttttttattatacacAAGTAGCATCTTGTCACTTtttatgtaaataataaaaaacctTAATACAAATAATGAGCCTTGATTACAAGCAAAAAGTGTACAACAATATTCTTAGACAACAGTGAAGTGTTTTGGGTTggatttttctttaaaagctgCCCGAGATGTCTCAATCTTGAGCTGAACACTGTATAGAttatgtgttttctgtgtgtatcCAGAGTGATGACACTGATGTCACAACAGCTAATGAGGATGAAGCTTTGCACCAACAGCCAAATAATACCAGAGCTGCTGTGGCTGGGTCTTTGGGGGCCGGATCTAAACAGAATCCCAGAGAGCTCACTCTCTCCAGCAAGGCCAGGTACAGTTTACAAGACTGCCTGACGGTCTGCACAGttgtaaaacattattttcaccATATTTTTAGTATGTGGTTTTTGACCTGGATTAATTTGCACTGCATCAAAACTATCGTGGACACAGGGAGAAGCTGTATGAGGAGAAGCTGCGTCAGCAGAAGCAGGAGCTGAAGCAGCTCCATGAAGAGCGCCAGAAGCTAATTGAAATCCAGGGCAAGATCCAGGACCTGCAGTGGGCATGCCCTGACCTCCAGgtaatttgcacacacacacacacacacacacacaccaaatttCCAAATAATATGCCTAGAATCTACACCAGGATTAGATAAGAAGTTGAATCAGAAATCagatttgaaaaatgtgtttttaatatattttttatacctctataaaataattttaacaaAAACTATAACCCTCATAAAGGTGGGATTTATTACATTGCTTTTGTATTATACTGGATTACTTTAGACTGGATATATCAAATAAGCTGGCACCTCACTGTAAATCAGTTTCTTTACagtttacatatttttattaaaaagtaCACTGTGGTCTTCTTTCTAGTCATCTGTATCCAGCTCAGTGAGTCAGCAGGGCTTGCTGAGGAAGGTTCCAGTTGCAGTTTCAACTCCAGCCAGTGTCCtggcttcctcctcctctggacCCAAAACTAACTCAACTGTCCTCAAACCCACTGCTCCAGAAGCTGCTTCAGTCACTGACAATGAGGTAAGACCCCCTGGCTATCATGAATCACATGTCCCAATGAGATCTGTACTTTCAGACAAGTTAACTGTTCTCCTCTGTTCTTGCGTCGCCAGCAGCTATGGTCCGAGATGCGTCGTCACCAGATCTTGAGGGAAGAACTGCGACAGCGCAGAAAGCACCTAGAGTCCTTGATGGCCGAACACCAGAGGCGGAGTGGTCTCAGTGACTCTCCCAGGCGGATTGATGACTCAGAAGGCCTCGCTACACCCTCACAGTCTGTCAGTAGGGATGAAAGGTAGGAGACATAACTGCCCGGGGGGCCTGTCTCACCAAGTCAAGGTTACGAATCAGCTAGCTTTTCAGTTAGTTTACATATTTTATGAGTAAAATAGGAGATTCTTGCAGGTGGACTACAGagctacattttacaacatgagcttttgtgcttttctttaaatttattaCAATTTTGCCGATGTGTCTTAAGGACAATGGCCACCTGGGGTTCCACTCCCTGTCAtcttgatgatgatgatgaggaggaggatgaagatgaggatgaaTATCGCTCAGAGATGGGTgcagaggaggacgaggagcaTGAAGAATGTGCAGAGAGCAGCTCTGATGACGATATCCACATCTACTCATCCAGCAGGAACCAGTGCGCCTACAGCAACAGGAAGAACCAAGGAAGGTCAGACGAAGTGGAGGAAGGAGGAAATCTATCACACTGATATCTGTAGTCTGTCTGTGAAAATGATAtgcacattttttgtgtttttagcaacctgaAGCCTCCGCCAGCCTTCTCAGGCGAAGGTAGTGGGAATCAGTCTCTTTATAACAAGACTAAggccaagcagcagcagcagtccagCAGTTTGAACCAGTCTTCAACCAGCCAGCGTGGAGGTACACGGCGACAAGAGAACCTACGCTGGGCCTCTGAGCTCTCCGTTGCAGAGGGCTCGTGTCAGTGGCAGGAACAGGTCAACCAGCTGCAGCGACAGCTGGACTTCAGCACCAGCATGTGCCAGACACTCCTGCAGGACCAGCAGGTTGGAGCACTGAAcaaatacatgcacacatgcgGACACTGACCTTGATTAGTGACACAATGTTGCACCACATTTGGAAACTTAGTTTGAAGTTTAGGTATAGTGGAATTGTCAGTGCAGTAACTGTTCTCTCTGCTCATACCTTTCTATGCAGTCTTTGTTAAGGTGCCTTTTTACTTTGTCTTAGTTGTTCCAACCAAATAAATTCTCTCACCTCCTTCCACAGACACTCTCTTATATGTTGCAAACCCTGCTGACAGGTCAGTACAGTGTGTTACCCAACAACCTGTCATCACCACAGGTCCACCTGGTCATGCACCAGCTCAACCAGTGTTACACGCAGCTGGCTTGGCAGCAAAACAATGTACAAAGGTGAAAACAATTGCATACAATTATACACTTCCTTTATTTCAAACAAGTAGTTCAtctttttttaagtttcctACATCCTGTCATACTTTCCCCTCAGACTAAAGCAGGTCCTGAATGACCTTCTccgccagcagcagcagcagcagcagcagcagcaacagcagcaacagcagcatcagcaggcCTCCTCAGCAGCAGGTTGGCAGACACAGAAGCACGGCTCATACCAGGAATCCAGCTCCGCTCCCTCAGCCTCCCCTGGCGTTTTCCTCCCCTTCTCCTCAACCCTGCATCCTTCAACCAACAATATGTCAACTGCTGCCTTATCCCCACTCCCTCCCAGTACGACATACATATTTATTAGCTGTTAAGCTTAATTCTCACATAAAAACATGTCTACAGTGGTTTGCATTAGAAGCAACAGGAAGCTAAAACATTGAGGCATAAAAGACAGGGTTATTGTTTAGACCAGCTAAAGATGTTTTTGTTATGATGTGATTCAGAGTGCCAAAAACCCTCTTATCTTTTCTAAGATCAGCAAAGTATGACCTTCAGTAGGTTGGCGCATTTATGAAATTCTTGGCAATGCCTTTTTGcaataaaagaaaatcagaaatgttcaaaaaattaaatacagcaaatatagaaaatgttttttcttcaggtAGCTCTTGAACGCTTCCTACACAAAGttaatgtttttgctgttaCTGGTATGAGTAATCTTTTTCAATCagtgaatttgaatttgaagcAAGGGATACTTTTTAAAGTGACTCAGTGGTGCAGAAATCAAAGGCCAGAAGTCATACTGTCATGATGGAATTGATTCTTGGGACTGTTaacactaaaacattttttctttctttcaccctGCAGGCTTTAACTTATATCCGCTCTTCCCTGCTCCCATGGGCGAGTTCCCTCAGGGTGCGACAAGTcaggtgacctctgaccaccagaAGCAGCAGCTAGACCCCAACACCTCAATCAAAACTGAGTACATGAGTTTTCCTCCTCCGCTGCAGCGTTCTCCTCTGAACACCACCACAGAAAGAGGGTATGTCTGTCATTGTCCTCTGAAAAGAcattcatttgtatttgtgtaaacattattgtatatatatttatattccatGTGACCCCTTTTAGATCATCTAGCTGGCTCAAAACCTACACAAACAACACCGCCCAGCATCACCAATCTAAAACGGAGCCCCACgagtctccctcctcctcccccaccttTGCCTGCCGCCACCCCCAACCTCAAGAATTTGACAGGGCATCACAGGAAAGCTTCAGCAGCATGCCTGATCCGGTTGATCCCACCACCATCACAAAGACTTTTAAGGCTGGACGCAAGGCCTCTGCACAAGCCAACCTGGCCTCACGGACTAAGACGCCCAATTCTAAGAGTCGTCGCAGGAGGAGCAAAGGGCACAAGAACAGTGAAGGTATCAAAATGGAGCTAAATTTCCCGTATTATTTGCAGTAACCAAATCAGCAAAAACATACTGAGgatgtttttgttgaatttgtttttgtgtttcctcAGGCCACGAGAGTGACAGTGTCAGCAGCATTGCAGACTTTGTCCAGGAGAGGGCAGCCTTGTCTCATCAGAAGGATCAGAACAAAAGTCTGCTGGACAAGCTGACTCAAGAGAAACTCGACAGCAAAACTAAGCTCGGGAACAAACGAAACGACCTCTCCTCTGGTGCGGGTCAAGCTACTCACAGTCAAAGTTAATGCACCCACCTCACCcctcttgtgtctgtgttttttgctTCTCAGTGCACACATGTAATATCTGCATCAGGCTTATTTTATGTCAGCTTTTTGTTGTAATTATAACATTTTGCTCTGTACTTTTCCTTTGCACATTTGTCATGAACACgtgtttcattttaatttcgGGTTAATTTACTTTGTTGTTACTTTAATTTATCCTACTCACAGCCTATGCTTGGAGAACACCCTTCCTCTCTAACAGAATTGCATGCACAGAAGCACCAGGTAAACTCACAATGCAGTATCATGTGGTTATTACGTCACCTAAACATCTCATGCATGTTCTATTTTTGCCTTAACCTAAACCAAAGCTTCCAAGTTTGACGACAGACTAtcgtttggttttttttactcATGGATGAGATTATGCAAGTATCCACTTATGTGTCATACTGTCAAATCTTGAACCTGTAGATGCAAGCAGCGACTTCTCACTGTTCGAGGCGCTGAGGGAGACGATCTACTCTGAAGTGGCTACTCTGATATCCCAGAATGAGTCCCGTCCTCACTTTCTCATCGAGCTCTTCCATGAGCTACAGCTGCTCAACACAGAC
The window above is part of the Epinephelus moara isolate mb chromosome 5, YSFRI_EMoa_1.0, whole genome shotgun sequence genome. Proteins encoded here:
- the pcm1 gene encoding pericentriolar material 1 protein isoform X6 — protein: MATGGTPFDDSAEELHNWTVTNGSLEDRLNNLDWGVQQKKANRSSEKNRKKLSAAVVESRLTNDISPESTPGAGRRRARTPHSFPHIKYTTQMSVPDQAELDKLRQRINFTDLDERSIGSDSQGRATAANNQRQLGGENKKPYNFLPLHVNTNKSKELLPPSSSAPATPAITKETKKQSPGFRDTLTPLVPTKETPRLSRGGVERVPLAHREYGRAEPRIDSSQVVSKLVQIREYISKASSMRDDLVEKNDVPANVERLSHLIDHLKQQEKSYLRFLQKMLTRENEEDDVGTLDSAVGSGSLAESTSLNIEVRSSDASNATGGRPETVRADQKEELENLRKQHELLKKMLEQQEQLRALQGRQEALMAMQDSAEQALAVIEDTVVTETTGSVSGLSITSELNDELNDLIQRFHNQLHDSQTKAVPDNRRQAESLSLSREVCWSRTPQAVGPPQHRPLLHSASGPHTGLDTGATAASAKLTKLQELQDKKQTMDKILQELHSLRDQTLNNNSCRGLSLQCSLSMGGSSDCPSALCSNGASASTPFHPSLTQHQDSSNSTDKLRKLKEVHKRLNELRELVQYYEQTSDMMVDAVNENVKEDDDDEEEEEEDETEDGSMFEAMFDSEQENRQPVTNIRNPQRSGNWTDLNSLTNRHSVRSSATNNRDGRLNTECEINNRSAANLRSLNIPSAIDCQYNRDTPYNQVKVDDEDEDCLDNDEGAQAVAPDSEASGSSRRSSLGNNGGFSQKVHRHTAKQKLRQLQELVAMVQSDDTDVTTANEDEALHQQPNNTRAAVAGSLGAGSKQNPRELTLSSKAREKLYEEKLRQQKQELKQLHEERQKLIEIQGKIQDLQWACPDLQSSVSSSVSQQGLLRKVPVAVSTPASVLASSSSGPKTNSTVLKPTAPEAASVTDNEQLWSEMRRHQILREELRQRRKHLESLMAEHQRRSGLSDSPRRIDDSEGLATPSQSVSRDERTMATWGSTPCHLDDDDEEEDEDEDEYRSEMGAEEDEEHEECAESSSDDDIHIYSSSRNQCAYSNRKNQGSNLKPPPAFSGEGSGNQSLYNKTKAKQQQQSSSLNQSSTSQRGGTRRQENLRWASELSVAEGSCQWQEQVNQLQRQLDFSTSMCQTLLQDQQTLSYMLQTLLTGQYSVLPNNLSSPQVHLVMHQLNQCYTQLAWQQNNVQRLKQVLNDLLRQQQQQQQQQQQQQQQHQQASSAAGFNLYPLFPAPMGEFPQGATSQVTSDHQKQQLDPNTSIKTEYMSFPPPLQRSPLNTTTERGSSSWLKTYTNNTAQHHQSKTEPHESPSSSPTFACRHPQPQEFDRASQESFSSMPDPVDPTTITKTFKAGRKASAQANLASRTKTPNSKSRRRRSKGHKNSEGHESDSVSSIADFVQERAALSHQKDQNKSLLDKLTQEKLDSKTKLGNKRNDLSSAYAWRTPFLSNRIACTEAPDASSDFSLFEALRETIYSEVATLISQNESRPHFLIELFHELQLLNTDYLRQRALYSLQDIVTRHLAEKSAAEDRLPPLGPVAWAAGSQSELTPSESLATSDAEVVEKNLRLTQDTMKKRDDAESVDNESTMSTSSNLEPFANDDLGNTVIHLDKALARIREYERMKLKAEFNPYNANSADAGGSEVSNAEHPSANPADLVKGAAAGDARCPQIDTQQLDRQIKAIMTEVIPFLKENMDEVCSLQLLTSVRRMVLTLTQQNDESKEFVRFFHRQLGGILQDSLSKFVGRTLKDCGEDLLVEISEILFNELAFFRLMQDLDNSSSIALAAKHKHKKRAEQPSKVKHSLKENTAASGDKSVSPAYTDEDKDQDEAEQEGDSTLQELYLQTEMKNSRSSEASEVEEEDEDEGDGQGIPLSISLSKAETQALTNYGSGEDENEEEEMEEFEAGPVDVQTSLQASADGQVEQDVTATGATPSETQETKAEQRSLENEGEINRSVGTVDSTVEDHDMAECQSPEEESKAEAAAASEGSSHEVSHDQDVPKESTTTSSPDTDSPVMINVDEMGSGNTSQKSDEEDFVKVDDLPLQLTVMCEEELQKRIVEEQQNNNLSVEILNGNTESLTGLVGNAQALKEPDTVGAQSV